Below is a genomic region from Sphaeramia orbicularis chromosome 6, fSphaOr1.1, whole genome shotgun sequence.
TTTTCATCAGCGTGAGGCTAATTCATTTAGCAGTCACTCATCCAGAGAAATCATCCGATTGCTCCAGCAGCTAGTTGCTTTAGAAATCTGCAGCGGCACCGGTGGTGGCTGCAGTGGCTTGTGGCTTATTGTTAAACAGAAATGATCCAGTATTCAGAGAATGTCACCCCAACAAAAtgttacttgtttttagtttcaAGTGTATGTAAAACATCTGGATTGGGTTATTGTGTTTTGTGAGCCAGTCTCATGAATCAGACTTAAAGCTGTCGTGTTTTCATAAAGGAATGCTTCCTCCCTCACTGCAGCTGCATGATAACTATTTGGCTTGATTTCAACTACTCCAGCTACATGGGTGTGAATATGGAAATTATATCAATACTCTTTCAATGTCTCCCACTCCTGTCAAGTGCTGCTTTCACTGCAGGCCTCAACAGTCACTGGTTATCAGGTCTGTATTTGATCCATTTTACTCTCTTGCTGTATTTGCACAATCACAACACCTTGAAGTAATAAGTGTCCTTCCCTGGATTCTGTGTTTGGCCTCTAATGCTACAGAATGAGATTTCTGAGCAAGTTTTACTGGTGATGGAAGATTGCCTGAAGGATAAGCTTAGTTTGCATTTTGTAGGAATAGCCTGCAGTTCAAGCTGTCTGTCTGTAAAGGCAAGCGTTTGTGTTTGTCATTTGAAAGCTAAAACGACTGGGTAATATGAGCAACCTACACCCTACACTTCCTACTAAAGTAGAAGGATATTAGAGTCCTCTTTCTTTTGTATGACAAACGGGTTTGACAAAAGAACAGCTTGTCTTCAAATCTGATTGTTTTGATAAGATATTGCTAGGATTATGATTGGGTACTCAGCTCCTCAGCCTATAAATGAGGCCAGTGAATGCATATACAGTGTCCCTGCATCAGAACGCTGTCCTGCACAGAGAAGAGGTAGGACATgacaaagtgtgttttttttctgcagagaAAGACGCCAGTGTTCAAGAAGGACAGGCATTAGAGACGGGGAGAGAGTGGGAAGAGGACAGAGGCTGAAATACCCTCAGCATGCTTGTGGAAAGAAGCATGGAATTGTCctattgaaatgtttttatgtaaTACATATTATATACCACAATATGCATCTTCAATATATACATGAACACATAAAGAGTTTAAAAGATACATatttgtatgtaaaaaaaaaaaaataataataataataataataattaaagcagCTTCTGTgttgaaaatacatgaataataaATGTCAAAGATAAAACATTGTTGCTCACTATATCAGCTTCCAAATAGAGTTTAGCTTGTTGATGGACTTTGAGGAATGTGCCAAGAGCAAAAACTGTTAAGATGTAATAATTAGATTACTCATGCCCAGCTGAACTTTTTGTGCTCATCATCAGCTGTAATTTATTATGTATTGTTGTGGATGTGTGTACCAGTGTATGTCTGGCTGTACTTAGTCATCCTATTAATGGTTAACCTTGTGTTCTGTTCCACCTGACAGTCATGTGTCTTCCCTCACAATCCCTgctaaactttatttgtattattcagttGTAAAGGTTCTTAGTTGCGATATGTAACCCTCTACATGGATGTGAAATTCTAGAAAGGGATTGATGTTAAGTCTTACCAAGTGAGCTGTGATTTGTGTATTTGCTTGGAACTAGCTGTGTTACATTGGTTTTGGATTAGTGCAGCTTTGTGCAGCCGTTAATGCTTGTTGTACAACATGTTGTGTTAGGCTTTATTAGCTTACACCCCCTATAGTTATTCTACTGTGCTACTGTGAGCCTTTCGCAACATTAGTTGGTTTGTCAGTCTGCTGTTTCATTACAGTGATGTATCACTTAAATAACACTTTGGTTTTCTGCATGAAAACCTAATTTTGTTCTCTTTGCTTTGACTTCCtcagtttccttttttattttagcaTAATTGGGTTTCCTGCTGTACTTAAAGTTGCTTGCTCAAATTATCTTTTGTCTGTTTCACTTCCTCAAATTTAGAGATAAGTGCTCAACTCAGCGGTGAACTATTGACACATAACTCAAAGACAGACTGTAATGTTGAGTCTATGTGAGGCAAATGGTAATTTACTGTAAGAAAAATGGGACAGTGTCTGCAAGAGGGATTTCCTGAGCCTTGTGGACTTATGTGCCATCATAACTGACCTACATTACGTGTGCATGTTCCACTTATTTCACACATATTAATAGTTATCTGAATTTCATCATCCGCACATGTTACTGTACACAAATATGATTAAACTGCGGAACAGATGTGACAATAGCATTATATACACATCCAGATGGCCACACAGCGTCAGCGGCAGAAAGCAGAACAAAAGCAAGAAGATGGCTATTAATTAATGCctaaaaaagaagttaaaagaaTAAAAGCAAAACATTTGGCCTGTTTGGCccgattatttacattttatggtTCCTACTTTCGGAAAATATGAGCAAATGGTGTCACCGTCAGACAGAGCTACAAGTGAGCCCATGTGGCTTAAGTTAACTTTGTTAAAACCTCATTCATGTGAAAGCGAAAATTTGCTTGTCATATTTAGTTTTGattgtaaaatgtgaaaaatgtgaaaatgtcttTTGTATGTATGTGACAAATGTATGTGACTTCATGAAGAAACTGGTAGATCAGTTATTGcgtcataaacaaaatgaattgAAGCCAAAGCCAAAACCAAAACTACAGCCTAAAAAATGAATATGATTTCATTTCAATTCACTGGAGATTATCCTTTCAAattttacatccaactgactctgtaaagccctttgagataaccttgttgtgatattgggctatacaaataaaactgaattgaattgaaatggcCCGTTCGTGCTTTCAATGAAGCCCCATATCTTTGTTTCTCATTTGTAGATGGACCAGAGTACTGAGGGCAGTTTTCTGAGCATACCTTCCATGCGTCGGGGTTCTTCAGAGAACAATCTAGATCTGGACCTGACTGATGGAACTCACAGTCCTGCTCTTGGTTTCGAGGTGCAGCGCAGTCGCTCTTGCTTGGACAACCTCCAGCAAAAGATCCTGAAAGTCACGGAACAGCTGAAGATCGAGCAGACGGTGCGAGATGCGAACGTGGCTGAGTACCTGAAGCTAGTGAACAGTGCTGATAAGCAACAGATGGGACGCATCAAGCAGGTGTTTGAGAAGAAGAACCAAAAGTCAGCACAGAACATTGCTCAGATGCAAAAGAAGCTGGAACAGTACCATCGTAAGATGAAAGACAGTGAAATCTGCCACAGTTCGACACCACATGCACCAATTGTCAAACACAGCACCATCCCCAGGGAGTCTCCCAGAGAGCTGCTGAGGGATATGACTGGCAGTGGCCGACACCCCACCATGGACAAAATCAAGACCATTGGACCTGGCGTTTCCCTCTCCCCACCTTTCTTCTTCAGCAAGCCAAGAGAGTTCGCGAACCTCATTAGGAACAAGTTTGGCAGTGCTGACAACATTGCTCATCTCAAAACCAGCATGGACACCTCCTCACCGTTGCCCACTGACAGCGCAGGAAAGGGGCTAAGTAGTAGCACCTCCATGGTAGGCAAGCCAAAGTATCCCAGTGATGATGAGTGCTCCTCAGGGAGTGCTTCCATTTCAGCAGACAGTAATGGGAACCCAGCAGGAGTATCCGCAGGGCAGATGTCGGGTCACGTCCAAAGCCAGGGCCACCAGGGAGGGGGAGATGGAAGCAGATTGGCTCTGAGTCTGGAGGAGGTGAGAGAGATCAAAGAGGCCCAGAATCAGCTCGAGGAGGACCTAGACGAGTTAAAGACTCAGGTCAAGAGGGAGTACGAGATCATCAGCCAAACACTGCAAGAGGAAAGATACAGGTAAGGCTTACATGAGAAATAACTGATTAACTGTCATACAAATgcaattaaaaatgtctttttctgtcatttgtcTGCTTCTCTAGTGCTTCCCCATTAAAGCACTTTAAGTCTCACAATAGTGTTTGTTAATACACACtcagtaaacaaaataaaaaaagaaggcctatttattactattgaaaaaaaattgagtttCTGTTGGCTTTTTGAACTTTTTCAATGAAggcaaaactaaaactgaacataagcacacaaaaaaattgtgaCAATGACTAATTGAAGTTTGAATATCAAGATGAATAGGGCACAATGAGATTAAATGATGAAAGTGTCAGTGAAATCTCAAACAGTGGAAAAATGCTGTTGAATGGAGACAGTTGCAAAAATAATGCATGATACATGTGGTTAGCTTAAAAAAGTGGTAAGGTGATTATGTAATACCTGTGAGAAACCTAACAACAGGCTTGTTTGTatcatttcatgttgttttatttttagtgcaaCAGCCAACCAGACTTATTTTTCAGAACACTacataggcccttttccaccaaaatctcaggaactttattaccaggaacttatttaccaggagcttatttgggtaaaagaattcctggtaattgcgTTTCCATCGCACCCcgaagttcagggtaatttattcaaatcaggttgatgatgtatggggGAGCAGTAAAAGACACTGCAGTACAgctcatgtacattcacaaactaagctCTAACATGATAAAATGACACAGTGCTtgaagtggacagtttgggtttaacgttttactggttgttgaatcacttaattcatctggaatacattttaaactagaaaatcactcggagagcgcagacctccaccaaggcagatcagtcccccacccccaatcaccaccaaaatttaatcatttgttccttgtgccagtatcaacatttcctgaaattttcatccaaatctgtccataactttttaagttatcttgcgcacagacagacagacaaaccaacaccagcaaaaacataacctccttggcggaggtaatgaagttAGCCATCATCACATATCCttaattttcaatttaaaaatgaTAGAActtgtattttcaacttctcattcatTAAACTccccccccccagggcagctgtggctacagatgtagtttaccaccaccagagggagaatgtgagcgcgaatgaataatgggtcaataatgtaaagcgctttgggtgtctagaaaggcgctatataaatccaatccattattattattattattaaactaaatcacatctaactttaagtgtgagtgagtgtcatttctattgttttatagatatagcCCAAGGtcatacagatttactcaaatgcctgcatttaattcgactgcatattactaataaaagtacttatactctacttatattttgatgccttgtaaatgaacagacaatatcaggttagaattttttttaaattaaaaattgaaacaaaaaggaaaaaaaacaaaaaaaaaaaaacaaggtgccttgagattaaaagggaaaaaaatatcagtgaaaggtttgggcttctggaccagtgtccactctgtggtcctggtccctttttcactttcctacatgaaaagtaataaaaatgcaaacatgatgacagattcctactacTATGATGTGACGTGTGGAATGTCTTAAACTGGGCCATTGTAAAGAGCAGTAGACGATGGATGAAGgcacaaacgagccacaggttcgAAAAAAGAGGCAAGTCCATCCGGTCCATTTCAGATGGAACTCACAatacataaagaataaatcagtgttccgcTCACAACAACAACACTAATACATCCAggtctctgatttaggtttagcgtTAGACTGTTGACCACTTACCATTAGCATTAAGTTAACCCAATTTTTAACTAAACAACTGAAGTGTCACTGattactgttacagcatggaacgaactaaacagtgaatatttataTGATATACATATCATTGGTTTGTTCGGCAGTCGGATCCACTGCTACCGTTGTGGTTGTTTAGTTTCGTTTAGttagtttcttttctttctaGTTTCTTCGCCTTTtttcgtatttctttaggcttgtgtcttacatTTGGCTCTGACAGCTTGTTGGCTAATTTTACTGGAACCTTGATCATTTCGTGTcagcgattcaaagtccgtctgaatttacTCCTCCGCAAAAAtgctcaaaagagcctggaccttgTTGTCTGTCCTCTTgtcgtagcttctcttttggtccattttccaaattatcaaaatacaaagcctgtggaaatgaaataaagaatCAATGAAATTGTGGCGGGTGAACGGAATGTGGACACGCTGCGagtgtagtccaccaatcagcgttccccagcacacagccccgcccctaagaattcctggtaatctgaaaagtactacctccctaccaggaacttctttggggAAATTTTGGGGCCGAGGGAAAGTTATTTACCCAGGTAATTTTCGGTGCAAACGCACtggggtttttcaaagttcagggtaatgctcaaagttcctggaaaagttcctgcagtggaaaagggcctcATGTGATTCTTCAAATTTCCATCAACAGCAGCACAGTACATTATTTAGATCTGCCTTTTAAACTAAATGTATGAATAATACTTGTGTGTCCTTCCAGGTATGAGCGTTTAGAAGACCAACTAAACGATCTGACGGAGCTTCACCAGAATGAGATGGCTAATTTGAAGCAGGAATTGGCCAGTATTGAGGAGAGGGTGGCTTACCAGGCTCATGAACGCGCCAGAGACATACAGGTAGATGTTAATGCTAATAGATCAGCAAGCAGGTCAGAGAATATGCAATACATTAgattaaaacaaaacacatcatcaaCTCCTGCTTCcttttgtgtgtgtacagtaaaaacatttctgtcatttt
It encodes:
- the LOC115420555 gene encoding transmembrane and coiled-coil domain protein 3-like isoform X1, producing the protein MPSATVSVRSLSEVEKYLIGRMMDQSTEGSFLSIPSMRRGSSENNLDLDLTDGTHSPALGFEVQRSRSCLDNLQQKILKVTEQLKIEQTVRDANVAEYLKLVNSADKQQMGRIKQVFEKKNQKSAQNIAQMQKKLEQYHRKMKDSEICHSSTPHAPIVKHSTIPRESPRELLRDMTGSGRHPTMDKIKTIGPGVSLSPPFFFSKPREFANLIRNKFGSADNIAHLKTSMDTSSPLPTDSAGKGLSSSTSMVGKPKYPSDDECSSGSASISADSNGNPAGVSAGQMSGHVQSQGHQGGGDGSRLALSLEEVREIKEAQNQLEEDLDELKTQVKREYEIISQTLQEERYRYERLEDQLNDLTELHQNEMANLKQELASIEERVAYQAHERARDIQEALESCQTRVSKLELQQQQQQTVQLESRDARVLLGKSINIMLAIITVILVCVSTAAKFAAPLMRSRHHVVATILGVCFLTIFWKNWDRLQYAIDRMLVPA
- the LOC115420555 gene encoding transmembrane and coiled-coil domain protein 3-like isoform X2, with product MDQSTEGSFLSIPSMRRGSSENNLDLDLTDGTHSPALGFEVQRSRSCLDNLQQKILKVTEQLKIEQTVRDANVAEYLKLVNSADKQQMGRIKQVFEKKNQKSAQNIAQMQKKLEQYHRKMKDSEICHSSTPHAPIVKHSTIPRESPRELLRDMTGSGRHPTMDKIKTIGPGVSLSPPFFFSKPREFANLIRNKFGSADNIAHLKTSMDTSSPLPTDSAGKGLSSSTSMVGKPKYPSDDECSSGSASISADSNGNPAGVSAGQMSGHVQSQGHQGGGDGSRLALSLEEVREIKEAQNQLEEDLDELKTQVKREYEIISQTLQEERYRYERLEDQLNDLTELHQNEMANLKQELASIEERVAYQAHERARDIQEALESCQTRVSKLELQQQQQQTVQLESRDARVLLGKSINIMLAIITVILVCVSTAAKFAAPLMRSRHHVVATILGVCFLTIFWKNWDRLQYAIDRMLVPA